One window from the genome of Acidihalobacter ferrooxydans encodes:
- a CDS encoding TIGR03087 family PEP-CTERM/XrtA system glycosyltransferase has translation MKPDLLFLAHRIPYPPDKGDKIRSFHLLAGLARHYRVHLGAFVDDPDDVAHAESLREFCASVYLPRLRPLVGDLRGLPDTVRGAPLSLARYNHARFARWVGHSLRQHGISRVFAFSAAVGRYGLARTPRHISRIMDFVDVDSEKWSQYAERERGPLRLIYAREAHTLRLAEARLAAAYDASLFVSAEEAALFASRHPALRGRVQAIPNGVDGRYFDPASGYPCPYAPGVRAVVFTGAMDYQANVDGVVWFCREVWPTIRATHPEARFFIVGRRPAPAVRTLANEAGVEVTGRVPDVRPYLAHAAVACAPLRVARGVQNKVLEALAMGQSVVGTSAAWEGLGPFDMLFGDQVDDPAGFARAISARLERDDALGHARREAILGRFSWTQTVDRCRALLESGLDDKPMEREAS, from the coding sequence ATGAAGCCGGATTTGTTGTTCCTCGCGCACCGCATTCCCTATCCGCCGGACAAGGGCGACAAGATTCGATCCTTCCATCTGCTCGCCGGACTGGCCCGGCATTACCGCGTGCATCTGGGGGCCTTTGTGGACGACCCGGACGATGTCGCGCATGCCGAGTCCCTGCGTGAATTCTGCGCCAGTGTGTATCTGCCCCGTTTACGGCCGCTGGTCGGAGACCTGCGGGGCTTGCCCGACACGGTGCGCGGCGCGCCGTTGTCGTTGGCCCGGTACAACCATGCCCGTTTCGCCCGCTGGGTCGGGCACAGTCTCCGGCAACACGGGATCAGTAGGGTATTCGCCTTTTCCGCCGCGGTGGGTCGCTACGGGCTTGCCCGTACGCCCCGGCACATCTCGCGGATCATGGACTTTGTGGACGTCGACTCGGAAAAATGGAGCCAATATGCCGAACGTGAACGCGGCCCTTTGCGCCTGATATATGCGCGCGAGGCGCACACCCTCAGGCTTGCGGAAGCGCGCCTTGCTGCAGCTTACGACGCCAGCCTGTTCGTATCCGCAGAAGAAGCCGCCCTGTTTGCCTCCCGGCATCCCGCCTTGCGTGGCCGGGTGCAGGCGATTCCCAACGGCGTGGACGGACGCTATTTCGACCCCGCCAGCGGATACCCGTGTCCGTATGCGCCGGGTGTCCGCGCCGTGGTGTTCACGGGCGCGATGGACTACCAGGCCAATGTCGACGGCGTCGTCTGGTTCTGCCGCGAAGTCTGGCCCACAATCCGTGCAACACATCCCGAGGCGCGGTTTTTTATCGTCGGCCGGCGGCCGGCACCGGCGGTCAGAACATTGGCCAACGAAGCGGGTGTCGAGGTGACCGGTCGGGTGCCGGACGTGCGACCCTATCTGGCCCATGCCGCTGTGGCATGCGCGCCCTTGCGGGTAGCGCGGGGAGTGCAGAACAAGGTGCTGGAGGCGCTCGCCATGGGGCAGTCCGTGGTCGGTACCTCGGCTGCCTGGGAAGGTCTTGGCCCCTTCGACATGTTATTCGGCGACCAGGTGGACGACCCCGCCGGCTTTGCCCGGGCGATCAGCGCCCGCCTCGAACGCGACGACGCCCTCGGCCACGCGCGCCGCGAAGCGATATTAGGTCGCTTCAGCTGGACTCAAACAGTCGATCGCTGCCGCGCATTGCTGGAAAGCGGTCTCGATGACAAACCCATGGAGCGAGAAGCCTCATGA
- a CDS encoding EpsI domain-containing exosortase: MNAATLPLPNTLVRRGRWYSHVVFMALVLVYLAVFHTSLLHLTQVWAGDGTFQYAFLIIPITLFLIWDRRHATSGVPFAPSVVGIGLILALGLLWMLGTLGGVQQVQQFALIAILPAMVLGVYGTAVVRALLFPLAYLFFAVPWPVEHLITVLQHITAVFAVKALQMTGFIVYLDGVLIETPVAVWHVEVACSGIKFFIAMVALSLLYARMFFHSRRRRLVFVALAFIVPIISNGLRVYFTILIGETFGVQYATGTDHMIFGWQFFGTVLLLYFLAGWPWREAPPPEQAPRPLADTPRSARVLAFWAPVLLLSLLAGPAIGSALIHTAPRPALDPPPAARLGIWRLAALDQDVLGAHFHHAQRLFVARYRNGRAVDLVRADYLGPPRHGRKLFMVGNRWYDKALWHEKSARGATAKTGSGKTLHVREVALTGVGKRLLVWYWYSVNGRPTPSILRAKLWQLESVLRLQPLRTRMTVIATAYRHDPRAAAARLAAFARALSPPAGAGS; the protein is encoded by the coding sequence ATGAACGCCGCCACCCTCCCGTTACCGAATACGCTTGTGCGCCGTGGGCGCTGGTACAGCCACGTTGTATTCATGGCGCTGGTACTCGTCTATCTTGCGGTTTTCCACACCAGCTTGCTGCACCTGACGCAGGTGTGGGCCGGCGACGGCACCTTTCAGTACGCCTTTCTCATCATTCCAATCACCCTGTTTCTGATCTGGGACCGGCGCCATGCCACGAGCGGCGTGCCGTTCGCTCCCAGCGTTGTCGGCATCGGCCTGATTCTGGCCCTGGGGCTGTTGTGGATGCTCGGCACGCTGGGCGGAGTGCAACAAGTGCAGCAATTTGCCCTCATTGCCATACTGCCGGCGATGGTGCTCGGCGTGTACGGTACCGCGGTGGTTCGCGCCCTGCTGTTCCCTCTGGCCTACCTGTTTTTTGCCGTGCCCTGGCCGGTCGAACATCTGATCACGGTCCTGCAGCACATTACCGCCGTATTTGCGGTGAAGGCGCTGCAAATGACCGGTTTTATCGTTTACCTCGATGGCGTGCTGATCGAAACGCCGGTTGCCGTCTGGCATGTCGAGGTCGCCTGCAGCGGTATCAAGTTCTTCATCGCCATGGTGGCCTTGAGCCTGCTCTATGCGCGCATGTTCTTCCACAGCAGGCGGCGACGGCTGGTGTTCGTGGCTCTGGCTTTCATTGTGCCGATCATTTCCAACGGTTTACGGGTGTATTTCACCATCCTCATCGGCGAAACCTTCGGTGTGCAATATGCTACCGGCACCGATCACATGATCTTCGGCTGGCAGTTTTTCGGTACGGTATTGCTGCTGTATTTTCTGGCGGGCTGGCCCTGGCGCGAAGCTCCGCCGCCGGAACAGGCCCCGCGGCCGCTCGCCGACACGCCCCGTAGCGCTCGCGTCCTCGCATTCTGGGCGCCGGTTCTGCTCCTGAGCCTGCTGGCCGGCCCCGCCATAGGGTCTGCCTTGATCCATACCGCGCCACGGCCGGCGCTTGATCCGCCGCCTGCCGCCCGGCTCGGCATCTGGCGCCTGGCTGCGCTCGATCAGGATGTGCTTGGCGCGCACTTTCATCACGCGCAACGGCTGTTCGTGGCCCGTTATCGCAATGGCCGTGCTGTCGATCTGGTCCGCGCCGATTACCTTGGCCCGCCGCGCCACGGTCGCAAACTGTTCATGGTCGGGAACCGTTGGTACGACAAGGCGCTGTGGCATGAGAAAAGCGCCCGTGGAGCAACCGCAAAAACCGGTTCGGGAAAAACCCTGCACGTGCGCGAAGTGGCGCTCACCGGTGTGGGGAAACGCCTGCTGGTCTGGTACTGGTACAGCGTGAACGGACGCCCGACCCCCTCGATCTTGCGGGCCAAACTCTGGCAACTGGAAAGCGTGTTGCGTCTGCAGCCCTTGCGTACCCGCATGACTGTCATCGCCACCGCGTACCGGCATGACCCGCGCGCCGCCGCGGCCCGTCTGGCGGCTTTCGCCCGCGCCTTGTCGCCGCCGGCGGGAGCCGGGTCATGA
- a CDS encoding adenylyl-sulfate kinase yields MSIIERAADKLKQETRPQPQSEQRGNAGHESQAQARHTSIPDSLVDEVVARRERTAATATGAQLILDAPRLTAAGLYPPPDIEDRIENEYRRIKRPLLANVTGRGVMPVEDARIVMVTSAQAGEGKTYTAFNLAYSLAQERDWQVTLIDGDNTRSTLSRKLGVAGGDRPGLMDLLSDPGIDMGAALQPTNVPRLTFIAAGSRHEDAAELLASREMTNFLRRLTAEPGRIAIIDTTPLLGSAEALALSESVGQILVVIKAGVTPRAAVAAAVQPLDKRKAINLLLNQVVKEHGDAYGGYSSYVYGYGDPQKMRAQSR; encoded by the coding sequence GTGAGCATCATCGAACGCGCGGCAGACAAGCTCAAGCAGGAAACCAGGCCGCAACCGCAATCGGAACAGCGTGGCAACGCTGGGCACGAATCGCAAGCGCAAGCCCGGCACACGAGCATACCCGACTCCCTTGTCGATGAGGTCGTTGCCAGGCGAGAACGGACGGCGGCGACTGCAACCGGAGCACAGCTAATCCTGGATGCGCCTCGATTAACGGCCGCAGGGCTTTATCCGCCGCCAGATATCGAGGATCGGATCGAAAACGAATACCGTCGCATCAAACGGCCGTTACTTGCGAACGTCACCGGTCGTGGCGTGATGCCTGTAGAGGATGCACGAATTGTTATGGTCACCAGTGCCCAGGCAGGCGAGGGGAAAACCTATACGGCTTTCAATCTGGCCTACAGTCTGGCGCAGGAGCGTGACTGGCAGGTCACGCTGATCGATGGGGACAACACACGCTCCACACTGTCCCGCAAGTTGGGCGTAGCCGGTGGTGATCGGCCTGGATTGATGGATCTGCTCAGCGATCCAGGCATAGATATGGGCGCAGCCCTGCAGCCCACAAACGTCCCGCGCCTGACATTTATTGCAGCCGGTTCCCGGCATGAGGATGCTGCTGAATTGTTGGCGAGCCGCGAAATGACGAATTTTCTGAGACGCCTGACAGCCGAGCCTGGGCGGATTGCCATCATTGATACCACGCCCTTGTTGGGCAGCGCCGAAGCACTGGCACTGTCCGAATCGGTTGGCCAGATTCTGGTGGTCATCAAGGCGGGTGTGACGCCCCGCGCCGCCGTCGCCGCGGCTGTCCAGCCTTTGGATAAGCGAAAGGCCATCAATTTGCTGCTCAATCAGGTCGTGAAAGAACACGGCGACGCCTACGGCGGATATTCTTCCTATGTCTATGGCTACGGTGATCCGCAAAAAATGCGGGCTCAGTCGCGTTAA
- a CDS encoding XrtA system polysaccharide chain length determinant, translating to MHEVLDRLLMELRNAWRFRWPALGIAWVVALAGWVYVYSLPNVYQAHAKVHVDTASILRPLLNGLAIQPDLNQEVRLLTKTLLNRANLEQVARKSNLDLGALSPTGKDALLRGLAHSIHIQGLGQDLYRINYASTDPSTAQAVVQQVLNIMMADALGNTNQSSTAAQNFLQAQVTDYANKLNKAEQSLAKFKRENIGYLPNESGNYFSSLQSAQQKLADLKNELAIAQTQYAALKSQTRPMLRPDSDPLIAALNKQILSDERSLNDMLTQYTSAYPGVIALRERIKLEKQQRTQMVKQFMQGNGQAAQPDSIAYQNLLQQQSEAAVKIQTLQQKIQQTQGAITGLKSGADKLTSVEAELGALTRNYNVTRKKYDQLLNRLYTAQLSQSAQQSGNPLKFQVIEPPVKPLLPAGPKRHLMSLVVLVGALGAGLAFAYLLALLKPVFMTRSDLSETLGLPVIGAVSLAATNSYLRARRVGVMGFALATIVLLVGGVAVAAFANHGAQLLHTKL from the coding sequence ATGCATGAGGTGTTGGACCGCCTTCTGATGGAATTGCGTAACGCCTGGCGGTTCCGTTGGCCGGCCTTGGGGATTGCCTGGGTGGTCGCGTTGGCCGGCTGGGTTTATGTGTACTCTTTACCCAATGTCTATCAGGCACACGCCAAGGTGCATGTGGATACGGCTTCCATTCTGCGGCCTCTGCTCAATGGGTTGGCGATTCAACCTGATCTGAATCAGGAAGTCCGACTCTTGACCAAGACCTTGCTCAATCGTGCGAATCTGGAGCAGGTCGCACGCAAGAGCAATCTCGATCTGGGGGCCTTGTCGCCTACAGGTAAGGATGCTTTGCTCAGGGGGCTGGCACACAGCATCCATATCCAGGGGCTGGGTCAGGACCTGTACCGCATAAATTATGCCAGCACTGATCCGTCGACCGCCCAGGCGGTCGTCCAGCAGGTGCTGAATATCATGATGGCGGATGCTCTGGGCAATACCAATCAGAGTTCGACGGCAGCACAAAATTTTCTCCAGGCACAAGTGACTGATTATGCGAACAAGCTGAACAAGGCTGAACAGTCGCTGGCAAAATTCAAACGGGAAAATATTGGCTACCTGCCCAATGAAAGCGGTAATTATTTCAGTAGCTTGCAATCGGCCCAACAAAAACTTGCGGATCTGAAAAACGAACTGGCGATCGCGCAAACCCAGTATGCCGCGCTCAAAAGTCAGACACGCCCTATGTTGCGCCCCGACAGTGATCCGCTGATTGCGGCCCTGAATAAACAAATACTCAGCGATGAGCGGTCGCTGAATGACATGTTGACGCAATATACATCTGCGTACCCAGGCGTTATCGCTCTGCGCGAACGGATCAAGCTCGAGAAGCAGCAGCGCACACAGATGGTCAAGCAGTTCATGCAAGGCAATGGGCAGGCGGCGCAACCGGACAGCATCGCGTATCAGAATCTGCTGCAGCAGCAGAGTGAAGCCGCGGTCAAGATTCAGACGCTCCAGCAGAAAATTCAGCAAACCCAAGGTGCCATCACAGGTCTTAAGTCGGGCGCCGACAAGCTCACCAGCGTTGAAGCCGAGCTGGGCGCTTTGACGCGCAACTACAACGTCACGCGCAAGAAATATGACCAATTGCTCAACCGACTTTATACCGCCCAGCTTTCCCAGAGCGCACAGCAAAGCGGCAATCCCCTCAAGTTTCAGGTTATCGAGCCTCCGGTTAAGCCCCTGTTGCCGGCGGGTCCAAAGCGGCACTTGATGTCGTTGGTGGTGCTCGTTGGGGCCTTGGGAGCCGGCCTGGCTTTTGCGTACCTGCTGGCGCTCCTGAAACCCGTGTTCATGACCCGTTCGGATCTGAGCGAAACATTGGGATTACCCGTCATCGGTGCGGTGTCATTGGCTGCAACGAACAGCTATCTCCGAGCGCGGCGAGTCGGCGTCATGGGGTTCGCTTTGGCGACCATTGTCTTGTTAGTCGGCGGCGTGGCCGTTGCCGCCTTCGCCAATCACGGCGCGCAGTTACTGCATACCAAACTTTAA
- a CDS encoding TIGR03016 family PEP-CTERM system-associated outer membrane protein produces the protein MKKSNGPARKRVHASILLASAITLALGLASQRAQAADGADSGSSTGGYLAPPQVTGLGAAAATTPYSLPGAPNPGSGPQVSGCTPPVFGIAGGNASSLQSPLGYYLSPAISLGEFYSDNINLAPDASRRSDSATIITPSLQGCTVGSRLRAQFSYTGQAIHYAQGTPKDKYYNRFNGSLNSVLYADHLFFDASGSYGQTVINPGQAYSGNNVFLTGNRTNVWSYQLSPYWRQGVGPLGTAILRYDYGQTGYADSSLSGSRTYTTTFDLTNPNDTVAWSWHLHWKTSRVKYAQNNQVQHFDDAYLSLGYLLFPNLQLIAKGGVETEYQPDGTVNRYGSRYGSAGFKYSNGFASLAVTYGWQYFGHVWSVDTSYRTPNLLFAASYAETTTDTALVQSSQSSNQPGAIVPLNQPQITNAYISKRASGSVTYLMSRSQIALTAYDERRYYRPSSLGHDRTTGATLGWNWKYNALTAVNASFSRERLTTVQTPGTADFINQTSVGITRMLMPNLKLSFNVLRQTRSSHIEANTYTANSAAIQLTAQF, from the coding sequence ATGAAAAAATCGAACGGACCTGCAAGGAAACGCGTGCATGCCAGTATTTTGCTCGCTTCGGCCATCACGCTCGCGCTGGGATTGGCGTCTCAACGCGCCCAGGCGGCGGATGGTGCGGACTCAGGCAGCAGCACCGGCGGCTATCTGGCTCCTCCGCAGGTGACTGGCTTGGGTGCGGCTGCCGCCACCACGCCATATTCCCTGCCCGGTGCGCCAAACCCGGGAAGTGGCCCCCAGGTATCGGGATGCACGCCGCCTGTTTTCGGGATTGCGGGGGGGAATGCATCTTCGCTCCAGTCGCCTTTGGGTTATTACCTGAGTCCGGCAATCAGCCTCGGGGAATTCTATTCAGACAATATCAATCTGGCTCCGGACGCATCCAGACGTTCCGATTCAGCCACCATCATCACCCCCTCGCTGCAGGGTTGCACCGTCGGTTCCCGCCTACGCGCACAGTTTTCATATACCGGCCAGGCGATCCATTACGCGCAGGGCACGCCCAAAGACAAGTACTACAACCGTTTCAACGGATCGCTGAATTCGGTTTTGTACGCCGACCATCTGTTTTTCGACGCGAGTGGAAGCTACGGTCAGACCGTGATCAATCCCGGGCAAGCCTATTCCGGCAATAATGTCTTTCTTACGGGAAATCGTACGAATGTCTGGAGTTATCAGCTGAGCCCGTATTGGCGACAGGGAGTAGGGCCCTTGGGTACGGCAATCCTGCGTTACGACTACGGCCAGACCGGGTATGCTGATTCTAGCCTGAGTGGTTCTCGCACCTATACCACAACGTTCGACTTGACCAACCCCAACGACACCGTCGCCTGGTCATGGCATCTGCACTGGAAAACGTCCCGAGTCAAGTATGCCCAGAACAATCAGGTTCAGCACTTCGACGATGCTTATTTGAGCCTGGGGTACTTGTTGTTCCCGAATTTGCAGCTGATAGCCAAAGGTGGTGTGGAAACCGAGTATCAGCCGGATGGTACGGTCAACCGCTATGGCAGTCGGTACGGCAGCGCCGGCTTCAAGTATTCCAATGGCTTCGCCTCCCTGGCTGTCACCTATGGCTGGCAGTATTTCGGGCATGTCTGGTCGGTCGACACCAGCTACCGGACGCCGAATTTGCTCTTCGCCGCTTCTTACGCGGAGACCACGACTGATACAGCCCTGGTGCAATCCTCCCAGTCGAGCAATCAGCCAGGTGCCATCGTCCCTCTGAATCAGCCTCAGATCACCAACGCCTATATCAGTAAGCGGGCAAGTGGCAGCGTGACGTATCTGATGTCGCGTAGCCAGATTGCACTGACGGCTTATGACGAACGTCGCTATTATCGGCCGAGTAGTCTTGGGCATGACCGCACAACGGGCGCCACACTTGGATGGAACTGGAAATACAATGCCTTGACTGCGGTCAACGCAAGTTTTTCCCGCGAAAGGCTGACTACGGTGCAAACGCCCGGTACGGCGGATTTCATCAATCAAACCAGCGTGGGAATCACGCGGATGCTTATGCCAAACCTGAAACTGAGTTTCAATGTGTTGCGCCAGACCCGCAGTTCACACATCGAAGCCAACACGTATACGGCCAACAGTGCGGCCATCCAATTGACCGCGCAGTTTTAA
- a CDS encoding XrtA system polysaccharide deacetylase has translation MKNALSIDVEDYFQVSAFDGTFSREQWPDLELRVERNIDRLLDLFDTHRARATFFTLGWVAERRPGMIRRIVAAGHEIASHGMLHQRVTSLSRDAFKADIQRSKALLEDISGQQVKGYRAPSYSIGRDNLWALDELSAAGYHYSSSIYPVRHDHYGMPEAPRFAFSPRDNGLLEIPVSTFVLGGRNYPCGGGGYFRLYPYAVSRWAIRRVNRRDQQPSVFYLHPWEIDPDQPRVDGIGRKTRFRHYLNLDRTEARLARLLRDFHWERMDRVYASALERVSAAPPMAELPRRQGAT, from the coding sequence ATGAAAAATGCGCTCAGCATTGATGTGGAAGACTATTTTCAGGTCTCGGCCTTCGACGGAACGTTCTCGCGAGAACAGTGGCCAGACCTCGAACTTCGCGTTGAACGCAACATCGACCGCTTGCTCGATCTGTTCGACACCCATCGGGCGCGGGCGACTTTTTTTACCCTGGGCTGGGTGGCCGAACGTCGCCCCGGCATGATCCGCCGGATCGTCGCTGCCGGACACGAAATCGCCAGCCATGGCATGTTGCATCAACGCGTGACGAGCCTGAGCCGCGACGCCTTCAAGGCCGACATACAGCGTTCGAAGGCTTTGCTCGAAGACATCAGTGGGCAGCAGGTCAAGGGCTACCGGGCTCCGAGTTATTCGATCGGGCGCGATAACCTCTGGGCTCTGGATGAACTGTCCGCGGCCGGTTACCACTACAGTTCCAGCATTTACCCCGTCCGTCACGATCACTACGGCATGCCGGAAGCACCGCGTTTCGCTTTTTCACCGCGCGACAATGGCTTGCTGGAAATACCCGTGAGTACCTTCGTGCTGGGCGGGCGCAATTATCCCTGTGGCGGCGGCGGGTATTTCCGTCTCTATCCCTATGCTGTCAGCCGTTGGGCGATCCGTCGGGTCAACCGGCGCGATCAACAGCCGAGCGTGTTCTATCTGCATCCCTGGGAAATCGACCCCGACCAGCCGCGGGTCGATGGCATCGGTCGCAAGACCCGCTTCCGGCATTATCTCAATCTCGACCGTACCGAGGCTCGACTCGCGCGCTTGTTGCGCGACTTCCACTGGGAACGGATGGATCGGGTATACGCCAGCGCACTCGAACGCGTCAGCGCCGCGCCGCCCATGGCTGAATTGCCCCGACGCCAGGGAGCGACCTGA
- a CDS encoding ExeA family protein, whose product MYEAYYHLDKRPFALTPDSAFLYLSATHRKALSYLIYGLGQREGFIVITGDIGTGKTLVIQTMFEYLESKAIRGVRLAAANVGPEDVLPLVATSLGLSQTVTTKAALLAEIERTLLHRYPNGVLLIVDEAQTFTPEALEELRLLSNMNIQGRALLQISLVGQSDLRDTLDHPRMEQLRQRIIAWHHLEHLSANEVQDYIDSRLKTAGRKDSPILNPDMFPLIHQWSGGIPRKINILMDRLLLFGYLEEKQKFDASDVLKVIDEIDEEFGRHPSSASATDAGKETPRETSGLASKNDHSADEVSISEARIDPQDTLDDDVWSQQISEPESAQVRDRAEALERGIAQLRSSPDENDRLQAEGFIEKPPARPMNIDPTEMKNDAAPRKGWFARLFGR is encoded by the coding sequence ATGTACGAAGCTTACTATCACCTCGATAAACGCCCCTTCGCGCTGACGCCCGACAGTGCTTTCCTGTATCTGAGCGCGACACATCGGAAGGCCTTGTCCTATCTGATTTACGGGCTGGGTCAGCGTGAAGGCTTTATCGTGATAACCGGCGACATCGGGACCGGCAAGACGCTTGTTATCCAGACAATGTTCGAATACCTGGAGAGCAAGGCGATTCGTGGGGTGCGGCTGGCTGCGGCGAACGTTGGCCCCGAGGATGTTCTGCCTCTGGTGGCCACGTCACTGGGGTTATCGCAAACGGTCACAACCAAAGCGGCCTTACTGGCAGAAATCGAACGCACCTTGCTGCATCGTTATCCCAATGGTGTGTTGCTGATTGTGGATGAAGCACAGACCTTTACGCCTGAAGCGCTCGAGGAATTGCGACTGTTATCCAACATGAATATTCAGGGACGTGCGCTCCTGCAGATTTCATTGGTGGGCCAAAGCGATCTGCGCGACACCCTGGATCATCCGCGCATGGAGCAACTCCGCCAGCGCATTATTGCCTGGCACCATTTGGAGCATTTGAGCGCCAATGAGGTTCAGGATTACATCGATTCGCGCTTGAAGACGGCAGGACGCAAAGATAGCCCGATATTGAACCCGGACATGTTTCCCCTGATTCATCAGTGGTCGGGCGGTATTCCAAGAAAGATCAATATCCTGATGGATCGTTTGTTGCTTTTCGGGTATCTCGAGGAAAAACAGAAATTCGATGCCAGCGATGTATTGAAGGTCATAGACGAAATTGATGAGGAATTCGGTCGGCATCCTTCGTCCGCCTCGGCAACCGATGCCGGCAAGGAAACCCCGCGGGAAACCAGCGGATTGGCGTCCAAAAACGATCATTCAGCCGACGAAGTCTCCATCAGTGAAGCCCGTATTGATCCGCAGGACACGCTTGACGATGATGTCTGGAGCCAGCAGATTTCGGAGCCCGAGTCCGCCCAGGTCAGGGATCGCGCCGAGGCATTGGAGCGGGGAATTGCGCAATTGCGCTCCTCTCCGGATGAGAATGATCGCCTGCAAGCGGAAGGATTCATCGAAAAGCCTCCCGCAAGGCCGATGAATATTGATCCGACCGAAATGAAAAATGACGCGGCCCCTCGAAAAGGCTGGTTTGCTCGATTATTCGGACGCTGA
- a CDS encoding XrtA/PEP-CTERM system exopolysaccharide export protein, with product MRKITKIVHLLLGALLVGTLAACSSGLPPLSSAPVAETTPVYRIAAGDQLQIYVAGHSDLSTTVPVGPDGRISIPLVQGIDAEGKTPSQLAKDIEKSLSHYVRNPDVTVIVRSFNSSFSNEVRVIGQAVKPQAIPYSKGMTLLDALTAVGGLTPYAAGNRAELIRRIDGKEKVYQVYLGSLLNGDMKDNAPLRPGDVIVIPQKLF from the coding sequence ATGCGAAAGATAACGAAAATCGTTCATTTGTTACTAGGCGCTCTGTTGGTGGGCACACTCGCAGCCTGCTCATCCGGTTTGCCGCCATTGAGTTCTGCGCCGGTCGCTGAGACAACGCCGGTTTATCGTATTGCCGCGGGTGACCAGCTACAGATCTATGTGGCGGGGCATTCTGATTTGTCCACAACAGTACCTGTGGGCCCCGATGGCCGGATTTCCATTCCTCTGGTTCAAGGTATTGATGCCGAAGGCAAGACGCCGAGTCAGCTGGCCAAGGATATCGAGAAGAGCCTGTCGCATTATGTGCGCAATCCGGACGTGACCGTTATCGTGCGTAGTTTCAACAGTTCATTCAGCAATGAAGTGCGCGTTATCGGGCAGGCCGTCAAACCCCAGGCTATTCCCTACAGCAAAGGGATGACCTTGCTCGATGCTTTGACGGCAGTGGGTGGGTTGACGCCCTATGCAGCCGGCAACCGGGCCGAACTGATCCGCCGGATAGACGGTAAGGAGAAGGTTTACCAAGTTTACCTGGGCAGTCTGCTTAATGGCGACATGAAGGACAATGCTCCCTTGCGGCCCGGAGATGTCATCGTGATCCCGCAGAAATTGTTCTAG
- a CDS encoding FemAB family XrtA/PEP-CTERM system-associated protein, giving the protein MSVRLMTAADAPAWDDFVGQHPEATFFHRAGWKDVLERAFGHRGYYLLAEQGGAVTGVLPLARIRSRLFQDALISTPFCVYGGPVAVDEATCEALIDAASAQARELEVDYLELRQLRPTRPDWPEKSLYVTFRRELSQDHEVNLKAVPRKQRAVIRKSLKAGMQAAPDNDLDAFYRVYSESLRNLGTPVFSRHYVRMLLEIFPDAAEILTVRHQRQPVSAVLSFYFRDEVLPYYGGGALAARDLKAYDLMYWDLMCRAVDRGVRVFDFGRSKLDTGSYSYKVHWGFEPQPLHYAYDLVRQREMPDLSPKNPKYERFIRLWQRLPLPLSRLLGPPLARSLG; this is encoded by the coding sequence ATGTCAGTGCGCTTGATGACGGCGGCGGATGCGCCGGCCTGGGACGATTTTGTCGGGCAGCACCCGGAAGCCACTTTTTTTCATCGCGCCGGCTGGAAAGATGTGTTGGAACGGGCATTCGGGCATCGTGGTTACTACTTGCTCGCCGAGCAGGGCGGGGCGGTGACAGGCGTGCTGCCGTTGGCCAGAATTCGCAGTCGCTTGTTTCAGGACGCCCTTATCTCTACGCCTTTTTGCGTTTACGGTGGCCCCGTAGCGGTCGACGAGGCCACCTGCGAGGCGCTTATCGACGCCGCCAGTGCCCAGGCGCGCGAGCTGGAGGTGGACTATCTGGAACTGCGGCAATTGCGTCCGACCCGACCCGATTGGCCGGAGAAGTCGTTATATGTCACCTTTCGCCGCGAGTTGAGTCAGGATCACGAGGTCAATCTCAAGGCCGTGCCGCGCAAGCAGCGCGCCGTGATCCGCAAGAGCCTCAAGGCGGGCATGCAGGCCGCTCCGGATAATGATCTCGATGCCTTCTACCGCGTCTATTCCGAAAGTCTGCGCAACCTCGGCACACCGGTTTTCTCTCGCCACTATGTTCGGATGCTGCTGGAAATTTTCCCCGATGCCGCGGAAATTCTTACCGTGCGCCATCAGAGGCAGCCGGTCAGCGCCGTGCTCAGCTTCTATTTCCGCGACGAGGTGTTGCCGTATTACGGCGGCGGCGCCCTGGCCGCGCGCGATCTCAAGGCCTACGATCTGATGTACTGGGATCTGATGTGCCGCGCCGTGGATCGCGGAGTGCGCGTGTTCGACTTCGGGCGCAGCAAACTCGATACCGGCTCCTACAGTTACAAGGTGCACTGGGGATTCGAGCCGCAGCCCTTGCATTACGCCTACGATCTGGTGCGTCAGCGGGAGATGCCCGATCTGAGCCCGAAAAATCCGAAATACGAGCGCTTCATCCGCCTGTGGCAGCGCTTGCCGCTGCCGCTGAGCCGTCTGCTGGGGCCGCCGCTGGCCCGGAGCCTCGGTTGA